Proteins co-encoded in one Candidatus Nitrosacidococcus tergens genomic window:
- a CDS encoding HAD family hydrolase: MHKGIAFFDFDGTLTYRDSIADFILFSKSWSQVLLGGIVLSPTLLAYGLKLQNNSLAKGKALTYFFGGMPESELIEKGQQYAEQRIPQILKPTGLEKIHWHQQQNHKVVIVSASIDLWLQGWTKSLDMDLIATQLETVNGLITGKYVGENCYGEEKVRRIKAAYDVDNYSEIYAYGDTPGDKPMLALAHFPFYRPFK, translated from the coding sequence ATGCATAAGGGTATTGCGTTTTTTGACTTTGATGGGACTCTTACCTATCGGGATAGTATTGCTGATTTTATTTTATTTTCAAAAAGTTGGTCTCAAGTTCTATTAGGAGGGATAGTACTTTCTCCCACCTTACTTGCCTATGGTTTAAAACTACAGAATAACAGCCTTGCGAAAGGAAAAGCCCTGACTTATTTTTTTGGTGGTATGCCTGAAAGTGAATTAATAGAAAAAGGGCAGCAGTACGCTGAGCAAAGAATCCCCCAAATATTAAAACCCACTGGATTAGAAAAAATACATTGGCATCAACAGCAAAACCATAAAGTAGTGATTGTCAGTGCTTCTATTGACCTGTGGTTACAAGGTTGGACTAAAAGTCTGGACATGGATTTAATTGCCACCCAATTAGAAACAGTCAATGGGCTCATTACGGGTAAATATGTAGGCGAGAATTGCTATGGAGAGGAAAAAGTACGAAGAATCAAAGCAGCCTATGACGTAGATAATTATTCAGAGATCTATGCCTATGGGGACACCCCTGGCGATAAACCCATGCTTGCTCTCGCCCATTTTCCTTTTTACCGCCCATTTAAATAA
- a CDS encoding SDR family oxidoreductase encodes MNQGQWILILGASSDIAIACARRYGKEKYNLYLASRNTAVCEKIATDIQVRFKVTTRTLTFDAVDFASHQSFYESLPTKPIGVIFAAGLMTDQQSAQQDFNQAKAMIDTNYAGAISILEIIAQDFTQRKAGFIAAISSVAGDRGRQSNYIYGSTKAGLTAYLAGLSHRLSFSGVTLLTVKPGFVNTKMTAGLNLPDRLTAQPEEVADAIFDGLIKKKSVIYVKPIWRWIMLIIIHLPNFIFHRTKL; translated from the coding sequence ATGAATCAAGGACAATGGATATTAATTTTAGGCGCAAGTAGCGATATAGCGATTGCTTGTGCTAGACGCTATGGAAAAGAAAAATATAACTTATATTTAGCCTCTCGTAATACAGCGGTGTGTGAAAAAATAGCTACTGATATTCAAGTACGCTTTAAAGTGACTACCCGAACATTGACTTTTGATGCCGTAGATTTTGCCAGCCATCAAAGCTTTTATGAAAGCTTACCCACAAAACCGATAGGGGTTATTTTTGCAGCCGGCTTAATGACTGATCAACAATCGGCACAGCAGGATTTTAATCAAGCAAAAGCAATGATTGATACTAACTATGCAGGTGCAATAAGCATTCTGGAAATAATTGCTCAAGATTTTACCCAACGCAAAGCAGGATTTATTGCAGCAATTAGCTCAGTGGCAGGAGATCGAGGACGACAAAGTAACTATATTTATGGTTCTACTAAAGCTGGATTAACTGCCTATTTAGCAGGACTAAGTCATCGGCTAAGCTTTTCTGGTGTTACCCTACTTACAGTAAAGCCAGGGTTTGTAAATACTAAAATGACTGCTGGTTTAAATTTACCTGATCGGCTTACTGCTCAGCCAGAAGAAGTAGCAGACGCTATTTTTGATGGGCTAATTAAGAAAAAATCAGTCATTTATGTAAAACCTATTTGGCGCTGGATCATGCTGATTATTATTCATTTACCCAATTTTATCTTTCATAGAACAAAATTATAG
- the ampD gene encoding 1,6-anhydro-N-acetylmuramyl-L-alanine amidase AmpD has product MITPLIPLNNFSIDSQGWLTHTRHLISPNYDERPVDTVIDWLVIHCISLPPGEYGGPWIDRLFTNTLDPNVHPYFREIYHLKVSTHVLITRQGIITQYVSFHKRAWHAGVSSLQGRNRCNDFTIGIELEGTDTTTYELIQYQVLAQLIQVLIAAYPSLSTERIVGHEHIAPGRKTDPGVGFDWNYLKKLLTIY; this is encoded by the coding sequence ATGATCACGCCCTTAATCCCCTTAAATAATTTTTCCATAGATTCCCAAGGTTGGCTTACCCATACTCGCCATCTTATTTCCCCCAATTATGATGAAAGACCTGTTGATACTGTAATAGATTGGCTAGTGATTCATTGTATTAGTTTACCACCGGGGGAATATGGTGGCCCTTGGATTGATAGATTATTTACTAATACCCTTGATCCTAATGTCCATCCTTATTTTCGGGAAATTTATCATTTAAAAGTATCGACCCACGTATTGATTACTCGCCAAGGTATCATTACCCAATATGTATCCTTTCATAAAAGAGCATGGCATGCAGGAGTGTCTTCTCTCCAAGGTCGAAATCGATGTAATGATTTTACCATTGGCATAGAGCTTGAAGGTACAGATACCACTACTTATGAATTAATCCAGTATCAAGTCCTTGCTCAGCTAATTCAAGTACTAATAGCCGCCTATCCTAGTTTATCTACTGAGCGGATTGTAGGTCATGAACATATTGCTCCAGGACGTAAAACCGATCCAGGCGTGGGTTTTGATTGGAATTATTTAAAAAAATTACTTACTATCTACTAA
- the nadC gene encoding carboxylating nicotinate-nucleotide diphosphorylase: MNNHHQNHNIEAEVRQALAEDIGSGDITTSLIKNTATVKATVISREPGILCGIPWFSEAFRQLDSNIMINWMLQDGDSITANQIICTLFGSAVPILTGERTGLNFLQTLSSTATIAHAYATAILGLPTKILDTRKTIPGLRNAQKYAVRCGGCHNHRYGLYDGILIKENHILAAGSITQAIQQAKRNNPKNLPIETEVENLIEFQEALDAVADIILLDDFQISDLIKAVELNQKRAKLEASGGINLGNVRQVAETGVDYISIGALTKDIKAIDLSMRFQYT, from the coding sequence ATGAATAATCATCATCAGAACCATAATATTGAAGCAGAAGTTCGCCAAGCCTTAGCTGAGGATATAGGCAGTGGCGATATCACCACTTCCTTAATTAAAAATACTGCTACAGTAAAAGCAACTGTAATTAGTCGGGAACCTGGAATTCTTTGTGGCATTCCTTGGTTTTCAGAGGCTTTTCGCCAGCTAGATTCTAACATTATGATTAATTGGATGTTACAGGATGGTGATTCTATTACAGCTAATCAAATTATCTGCACCCTTTTTGGATCTGCTGTTCCTATCTTAACAGGAGAACGGACTGGCTTAAATTTTTTACAAACCCTATCAAGTACTGCAACGATTGCTCATGCCTATGCCACCGCAATTTTAGGATTACCTACTAAGATTTTAGATACCCGTAAAACGATTCCGGGGCTACGTAATGCCCAAAAATATGCGGTACGTTGTGGTGGTTGCCATAATCATCGCTATGGATTGTACGATGGGATTTTAATTAAAGAAAATCATATTTTAGCGGCAGGTTCTATTACCCAAGCTATTCAACAAGCAAAAAGAAATAACCCTAAGAATCTACCAATAGAAACGGAAGTAGAAAATCTTATTGAATTTCAAGAAGCATTAGATGCAGTAGCAGATATTATTTTACTTGATGATTTTCAAATTTCAGATCTTATTAAAGCAGTTGAGCTAAATCAGAAAAGAGCAAAGCTAGAAGCCTCTGGCGGTATTAATTTAGGCAATGTTCGCCAAGTTGCAGAAACTGGCGTGGATTATATCTCTATTGGTGCTTTAACTAAAGATATTAAGGCCATAGATTTATCCATGCGGTTTCAATATACCTAG
- the wsfD gene encoding glycan biosynthesis hexose transferase WsfD: protein MKSLILFAKRRHIPILTYLLITVTFLKIALVIFTHPFMGYANNYDFTRQSSCIGIWQFYPDKFKTESNRLYSVNTLIFDGDQRKQTCLKSIDNVFPWITTIFHTIGDRIDFREVSFYKVTFLLILLSSLLFIIKDGINRLIIAWLFFLVFSDLSNLLYINTLYTDFSVILGLFFALFSIIYLISVKKKEISLSLILLTLGSLIWLGLSKQQYMPLAVILGLIGNVTLFLKGYKKSCIGILLLSLILPLAYNQLNQPNSENMKSINLVNKTDTFLQTVLAAATNKKQVLAKLGLPQSCLEGVGVSWYGIEDPSHHPCSEVEYLNRFQIIGLFITDPKIFFIPMSKGIAGTYPYYPTYLGHLEFKDHNFQYTNKYGLLKTSSFSYVFSQAVPKQLLSLFTLFLMIASLTVCVLLVKSTAQNSYLTLLISMNSLGSFVMFYSVFSSVFGDGYIDLQKHGVGFLLGMAFNLTGLIFLLPYINDRKILLSR from the coding sequence TTGAAATCGCTCATACTCTTTGCTAAGAGACGTCACATTCCAATCCTTACCTATCTACTGATTACGGTAACTTTTCTTAAGATAGCTTTAGTCATTTTTACTCACCCTTTTATGGGTTATGCTAATAATTATGACTTTACAAGGCAATCTAGTTGCATTGGAATTTGGCAGTTCTATCCAGATAAGTTTAAAACTGAATCTAATCGACTGTACTCAGTCAATACCCTTATTTTTGATGGAGATCAAAGAAAACAAACTTGCCTAAAATCTATTGATAATGTATTTCCTTGGATAACTACTATTTTTCATACTATAGGAGATAGGATTGATTTTAGGGAAGTCTCTTTTTATAAAGTTACTTTTTTATTGATTCTACTTAGTAGTTTACTTTTTATCATTAAAGATGGAATAAATAGGCTTATTATTGCTTGGCTTTTTTTCTTGGTCTTTAGCGATCTCAGTAACTTACTTTATATTAATACATTGTATACTGATTTTTCGGTAATTTTAGGGCTATTTTTTGCCTTATTCAGCATAATTTATCTTATTTCGGTAAAGAAAAAAGAGATAAGTCTATCCCTAATTCTCCTTACTCTAGGCTCTCTGATATGGCTTGGTTTAAGTAAGCAACAATATATGCCTTTAGCAGTGATTCTAGGGTTAATAGGCAATGTTACTTTATTTCTGAAAGGATACAAAAAAAGTTGTATAGGAATATTATTACTTTCTTTGATACTTCCCTTAGCGTACAACCAGTTAAATCAGCCGAATTCAGAGAATATGAAAAGTATCAATTTAGTTAATAAAACCGACACTTTTCTCCAAACCGTATTAGCTGCTGCTACCAATAAAAAACAAGTATTAGCAAAGCTTGGGTTACCTCAATCTTGTTTAGAAGGAGTAGGGGTCAGTTGGTATGGAATAGAAGATCCATCTCATCACCCATGCTCAGAGGTTGAATATCTTAATCGATTTCAGATTATTGGTTTATTTATCACGGATCCTAAAATATTTTTTATTCCAATGAGTAAAGGTATCGCTGGAACATATCCTTATTATCCTACTTATTTAGGGCATCTAGAATTTAAAGATCATAACTTTCAATATACTAATAAGTACGGATTATTAAAAACTTCTTCCTTTTCTTATGTATTTTCTCAAGCTGTTCCCAAGCAATTATTATCTTTATTTACTTTATTTTTAATGATAGCGAGCTTGACTGTTTGTGTACTTTTAGTAAAATCGACTGCTCAAAATTCCTATCTAACACTATTGATATCCATGAACAGTTTAGGAAGTTTTGTTATGTTTTATTCCGTGTTTTCATCAGTGTTTGGCGACGGTTATATTGATCTCCAAAAACATGGTGTAGGATTTTTACTGGGGATGGCTTTTAATCTTACTGGGCTGATTTTTTTATTACCCTATATAAACGATAGGAAAATTTTACTTAGTAGATAG